One window of Fusarium keratoplasticum isolate Fu6.1 chromosome 2, whole genome shotgun sequence genomic DNA carries:
- a CDS encoding Protein kinase domain-containing protein, producing the protein MFSSAFKSISATNITGNYTISSNPTSTAGPWKIYDAKKKSTGKSYSVFVFDKKSLDSHGSSLGRSGAASFKKTVEEVVERLRKEASSLAKLRHPSILELVEPVEDTRGGGLQFVTEAVTASLSSVLHEKDEQERVGPGGRSSRFVTEDSDGVKRRRELEIDELEIQKGLLQISKALEFLHENAGLVHGNLTPDAVLINAKSDWKISGLAFCSPPDGSDKPTSIQGISLYEVLNMDPRLPKAVQLNLDYTSPDFVVDSNLNSSADMFSLGLLSVALYNSPHASPLECHGSLSTYKRLFSSSSSVPSVTNNYLSSRPLPRELSHDVLPRLITRRPAQRMTAREFQQSEYFDNVLVSTIRFLDSFPAKTANEKAQFMRGLNKVLPSFPKSVMEKKILPALIEELKDRELLSLILQNVFKILDLLPSARRAFGEKVRPSLRDIFVINAKQQEKDPARDAGLMVVLENISSISSNCSGKEFKDDMLPVILAAIECPTHSIVDAALRSLPVVLPVLDFSTIKNELFPVIATVFSKTNSLAIKVRGLRAFVILCGGANGEDDGLNGVSKTSSSSALDKYTMQEKIVPLIKAIKTKEPAVMVAALDVLRIVGGVADADFVAMDLLPILWSMSLGPLLNLKQFQSFMELIKSLSRQVEDEQTRKLQELGGTTTTPSEDFMAFGGVTGTTFEPTSENDFEALVKGRPSTTSAPEEKKPSTPQPPTFSWSTPPPTNNPTKPPQKSFRTVTPDLGRFEAMTPSSTQYSQPLQPQPSTFSPPPQSTFSAPPQSTFTPPPSTFTQPTQPTQPIQPTTGAVNWSAAKNTLSAPMNSMALNSMTPMQPSRSPSFTLPPPPGNAAPALSPQTWSAPSSQSMGSGQTGQKSGLDKYESLI; encoded by the exons atgttctcctcggcgttcaagtccatctcggccacgaACATCACCGGAAACTACACCATCTCTTCGAATCCGACTTCGACGGCTGGTCCCTGGAAGATTTACGATGCAAAGAAAAAGTCGACCGGCAAGTCGTACAgcgtctttgtctttgacaaAAAGTCCCTAgacagccatggcagctCGTTGGGTCGCTCCGGAGCGGCCTCATTCAAAAAGACGGTagaggaggttgtcgagcGGTTGCGAAAAGAGGCGTCGAGTCTGGCCAAGCTCAGACATCCCAGTATCTTGGAGTTGGTGGAGCCTGTCGAAGACACAAGAGGAGGTGGCTTGCAATTTGTCACCGAAGCCGTGACAGCATCATTGTCGAGCGTGCTACACGAAAAGGACGAGCAAGAACGAGTTGGACCTGGTGGAAGATCAAGTCGATTTGTGACTGAGGACTCGGATGGAGTAAAGCGACGGAGGGAGCTCGAGATTGACGAGTTGGAGATTCAAAAAGGACTCCTCCAAATCAGCAAGGCACTGGAGTTTCTGCACGAAAATGCCGGCCTCGTCCACGGCAACCTCACACCGGATGCCGTCCTTATCAACGCCAAA TCTGACTGGAAGATAAGCGGCCTCGCTTTTTGCAGCCCCCCTGATGGCTCCGACAAGCCGACATCGATCCAAGGAATTAGTCTGTACGAGGTCTTGAACATGGATCCCCGATTACCGAAGGCCGtccagctcaacctcgactATACCTCGCCCGATTTCGTCGTCGACAGCAACCTCAACTCTTCAGCTGACATGTTTTCTCTTGGACTCTTGTCGGTCGCCCTCTACAACTCTCCTCATGCTTCTCCCCTCGAATGCCACGGCAGCTTGTCCACATACAAGCGACTGTTTTCGTCGTCTTCGAGTGTCCCGTCCGTCACAAACAACTACCTCTCATCTCGGCCCCTCCCCCGAGAACTCTCTCACGATGTCCTTCCTCGACTCATCACGAGACGGCCCGCTCAGAGAATGACTGCACGAGAATTCCAGCAGAGCGAGTATTTCGACAATGTCCTTGTCTCTACAATCCGTTTCCTTGATTCGTTCCCCGCCAAGACTGCCAACGAAAAGGCTCAGTTCATGCGGGGTCTCAACAAGGTCCTGCCCTCGTTTCCCAAGTCGGTCATGGAAAAGAAGATTCTTCCGGCCTTGATTGAGGAACTCAAGGACCGGGAGCTTCTCTCACTCATCCTTCAAAACGTGTTCAAAATCCTAGACTTGCTTCCGTCTGCTAGACGTGCTTTTGGAGAAAAGGTCCGGCCATCGCTGAGGGATATCTtcgtcatcaacgccaagcaGCAAGAAAAGGACCCAGCCAGAGATGCAGGACTAATGGTTGTCCTCGAAAACatttcctccatctccagcaaCTGCTCCGGAAAAGAGTTTAAAGATG ATATGCTCCCTGTCATCTTGGCGGCCATTGAATGCCCGACTCATTCGATTGTCGACGCGGCCCTGCGAAGCCTACCGGTTGTCTTGCCAGTTCTCGATTTCAGCACCATTAAGAACGAACTCTTTCCCGTGATAGCAACTGTCTTTAGCAAGACAAACAGTCTCGCCATCAAGGTCCGAGGTCTTCGAGCATTTGTCATTCTCTGTGGTGGCGCAAacggtgaagatgacggtCTCAATGGGGTGAGCAAGACTTCATCGTCCAGTGCCCTCGACAAGTACACAATGCAGGAAAAGATTGTGCCCCTGATCAAGGCTATCAAGACAAAAGAGCCGGCAGTCATGGTGGCAGCCTTGGACGTGCTCCGGATTGTTGGAGGCGTTGCTGACGCCGACTTTGTCGCCATGGACCTTTTGCCGATCCTCTGGAGCATGAGTCTTGGGCCTCTTCTGAACCTGAAGCAATTCCAGTCGTTCATGGAGCTCATTAAGAGTCTGTCACGGCaagtcgaggatgagcagaCACGCAAGCTGCAAGAACTGGGCGGAACAACCACGACGCCCAGCGAAGATTTCATGGCCTTTGGTGGTGTCACAGGCACAACCTTTGAGCCCACGTCTGAGAATGACTTTGAGGCTCTCGTCAAGGGACGTCCATCCACCACCAGTGCCcctgaagagaagaagcccagcaCCCCTCAACCGCCAACATTTTCCTGGTCGACGCCTCCACCAACAAACAACCCGACAAAACCTCCGCAAAAGTCTTTCCGGACAGTGACTCCAGACCTTGGTCGCTTCGAGGCAATGACACCGTCGTCGACGCAGTATAGCCAGCCTCTGCAGCCTCAGCCATCGaccttttctcctcctccacagTCGACATTTTCGGCACCTCCACAATCAACGTTTACTCCGCCGCCGTCAACCTTTACGCAGCCAACACAGCCCACACAGCCCATACAGCCTACTACCGGAGCCGTGAACTGGTCTGCTGCCAAGAACACCCTGTCGGCACCCATGAACTCGATGGCATTAAACTCAATGACGCCCATGCAGCCCTCCCGCAGTCCATCCTTCActcttcctccacctcctGGGAATGCTGCGCCCGCGCTCTCTCCACAGACCTGGAGTGCCCCCTCGAGTCAAAGCATGGGGTCGGGCCAGACAGGGCAAAAGTCGGGATTGGACAAGTATGAGAGTTTAATTTAG